In Tenacibaculum sp. 190524A02b, the genomic stretch GAATATAAGTAATCACACTTCCTAGATTAACAAAAAACAACAAATTAGATACAAATCCTGCATTACCATTTTGAAAGTTTTTTGTTATAAGTAGTAGAATTAAAAATATTATTTGAATACTAATTACATATACAAAATCACATTTCCAAACCTGATAATAAAACTGTAAAAAAATTCCAATTATTAATGATATTAAGAAGTAAAATGGTGGGTATTTAAGTAAATTTTTCATAGCATGGTAAAGCTACAAAAAGTTATTTAAAGTCTATGTTAAATATCCGACCTCTAAAAACAAACTATAAATCAATTTTTTAACTAAAAAAATCAAAAAAAATCACTATATTTAAGTCAGGCATATGATTTCAGCGGGGGTGATGAGTTATTAATTAAAAAACATTAATATGCTACTGATCCAAAAGAAATTAGTCGAATTATTACATACTAAAAAGTATTATAGCAACTACTATAACCGATCTATTACCAAATACAGAGATATAAATGCATATATCACTTTATTTGACAGGTTGTCTAAAAAAAGTTGCCCAATTACTACGGATAAAAAAATAAACCACACTGCTTGTATTAACTTCGGTTGTACTTTGAACAGTGTTAAAAGGGATTTGCACGCTTCATTTTCAATCGTTAAAGCTCAAAAGTTTTGTAATATACTTTTTTATAAGATGAAAATTGGCACTTATAAAATCGTTGTAGAACTACACTTCTTTAAAAACAAGTTGGTTTTTTTCAAATATTTATTCCCTTCTTTAAGAAACCAAAGAGAAATTGAAAAACAATTACGTAATAAATATTTAGAAAAAAACAGATTAATAGATTTTGACAGTCAATACATTATTGACCCTTATAATAATTACATTAAAATAGATAATGAAGTATGTTTTTCTATATATTATATCTCTCCAAACTTTGGTTTCTTTGAATATCTTTCACAAAGAAGGAAAATATTAAAAAAAGACATAAAACTAAAAAAACAATTAACCTACACAGAATTAATAGATAAACTATAACTACCGGTACTCATTCCGTCTTTTAAAATTACACTTTGTAACTATTGTTACATAATCAGTAATTAGGTTTATCTAATTTTGCCCATAATTAACACCTCCTTTTTTTATATATCCCTTAAAATAAAGAAAGCAATAGAATTAAAATCTGTTGCTTTTTTACTTTTATAAATGAAGTTTTAAGTGGTAAAAAATTTAATTATAATAAGAAACCTTTCTAAAAAAACTTAAGTATACAATCGTTCTTTATTATCCTAGAAAAACTAAATTGTTCAATAGCAATAAACGAACACTAGCCTTGTCGGGAAGATTAAATGACTAGAAACTAAAAAACTCTTTAACTATAAAGGCTAAAGAGTTTAAAAAAGCGACCCAGGAAGGACTCGAACCCTCATCGTCAGAGCCGAAATCTGATGTTCTATCCAATTGAACTACAAGGTCATTATATTTTTCTTTAAGAAAGCTTTGCTTTTACAATTGTAGATATTGTTTTTCCATCTGCTTGTCCTGCTAATTTCTTAGAAACTATCCCCATTACTTTCCCCATGTCTTTCATTCCATTTGCGTTTATTTCTTCTATAACCGCAACTACAACTTCCTCAATAACCTCATCACTTAAAGCCTCAGGTAAAAACTGTTCTAACACTGCTGCTTCGGCTAATTCTGGTTCAGCTAGATCTTCTCTACCTTGTTCTTGAAAAACCTGAGCACTGTCTTTTCTTTGTTTTACTTGCTTCTGTACAATCTTTAACTCTTCTTCAGATGAAATTTCTCCAGCTCCACTTTCAGTATTTGCCAACATAAATGCCGATTTTAATGCTCTTAAAGCTGTTAAAGCTACGGTGTCTTTTGACTTCATAGCCTCCTTCATTTTACTCATTACTTCTTGTTGTACACTCATAATTAAATTTATTTCGTAAAAAATTCCCGATTTCTCGGGAATTTAAATTTATCTATTTTTTTGTTATTAATCTACATTATCATGTAAAAAAGAATTATTAGAACGCTCTAAACCATCATTTTCCGTATTTAAAGCTGTATCAGATTTACTAATATCTCTATTAGCATCTATATCAACTCCCAGCCTTTTATAAGCAGGTTGACGTTCAATTTCATCTATATTTTTACTTACTTGATCAGCAAACTTATAATTAAACCCTTTCATTTTCTCTCTTCTTTCTTGCGCTCTTTTTTGCAATTCTGAAATTGTAAAACTTAAAGGCGAAGCTTCTTCATTTGATAAATCTTCAGCCTTTTCCTCCTTAACTTTTGTTTTCACTTCAAAGTTTAAAGCTGCATCTTCTTCATGTTTTATTGAAGGTGTAGAACTTTTACCAATGGTAGGCTCAGCACTAAAATCATCTAAAACATAACGTTTTTTTACCTCTTGTACTACAGGCTTAGGTTTTATTTCTTCTGCTTGTACATCTATCTTTTTTATCTGTTCAGTTGTTTCTACTAATGTTGCTTCTGGCTTAATTTCTTCATATGAATTCAAAGGCAAGTCAAACAGTAAATCCTGCTGAATGTATTGCTGCTTAGGCTTCTCTTTGACCTCTTTTTTCTTTTCGGAAACATTCGTTATTATAAAGTCATCTTCTGAAATACTTTCAATAGCTATTTCGTCATAAACAACATTAATGTTTTTTATTGCTTCAGTAGTAGGTATTATACCTAGCTTTGACTTTGGTTCTTCTTCTACCTCGTCTTTTAAAACATGAATTACTTTTTCCTCTACCTTAGTAGTTAAAGGTTCATCAATAGCTGGAGCCTTTTTTATCTTTTGCTCATCAAAAGTATACGTTGCTTTTTGTTCATCTTCTAAAGTATGAACAATTTTCTTTACTTCTGTATTTGTTATGTTGCCTTGTTGATCTGCTGCAAAACCAGTAGCTACTACTGTTACTGCAATTCCATCTTCTAAACTTTCATCTTCACCAATACCCATAATAATATTGGCATCATAACCAGCTTCTTCTTGGATATAATCATTGATTTCTCCTATTTCATCTAAGGTAACTTCGTTAGCTCCAGAAACAATGAGTAGTAAAACATTTTTAGCCCCAGTAATTTTATTATCATTCAACAATGGAGAATCTAATGCCTTTACAATTGCGCTTTTAGCTCTATTAGCTCCTGTTTCTTTAGCTGACCCCATAATTGCAGTACCACTATCAGAAAGCACTGTTTTAGCATCATGTAAATCTATATTTTGCTTATAATGATGCGTAATTACCTCTGCTATCCCTTTAGCTGCTGTTGCTAAAACCTCATCGGCTTTTGAAAAACCTGCTTTAAAACCTAAATTCCCGTATACTTCTCGTAATTTATTATTATTAATTACGATTAGAGAATCTACATTCTTTCTTAACTCATCTATTCCTTTTTGAGCTTGTTTTGAGCGCATTCTTCCTTCAAACTGAAATGGCATAGTAACAATTCCTACTGTTAATATATCCATATCTTTAGCAATTCTTGCAATGATAGGTGCTGCACCAGTCCCGGTACCACCTCCCATACCTGCAGTAATAAATACCATTTTGGTATGTGTACTTAACATTTGCTGAATTTCTTGAATACTTTCAGCAGCTGCTTGTGCTCCAATTTCAGGATTTGCTCCTGCTCCTAACCCTGATGTTAAATGGGCTCCTAATTGTATTTTATTAGGTATTGGACTATTTTCTAATGCCTGGGCATCGGTATTACAAATTACGAAATCTACTCCGTGAATTTGCTTACTATACATGTGGTTTACTGCATTGCTACCTCCCCCACCTACACCAATAACTTTAATGGCGTTTGACTGTGTTTTAGGCATGTCAAATGAAATGTTATCAAATTCTGCGCTCATAATAACTTTTCTTCTAATTTAATTTGGTTTTCAACTCCTTTTTTAGGGGAAAAAATGGGAGTTATTTTTTAACTACTACTAATACTATATCTTTAAATATTTACTCTGCATTATCTAAAAATTCCTTGAATCTTTCTGTAAACTTTTCAAAAAATGATTTAGATTTTTGTTTCGGTATTTCTTTTTCTTCAATTGGTTCTTCTTTTACTTCTTCTTCTATTCTTCTTTCAAAAACTGGTTCTTCAGGTATTTCTTCAACAGCTTCTTCTTTGACCTGTTTATCTAAGCCTTCCATTAACAACCCGACTGCTGTTGCGTAAGCTGGACTAGATAAAACATCATCAGAATCACCTGCTAAATGTTCATTAGGATACCCTATTCTAACATCCATACCCGTTATATATTCTACTAACTGTCTTAAATGTTTTAATTGTGAGCCTCCTCCTGTTAAAACAATCCCTGCAATTAATTTACCTTTTTGAGTTTCGTGTCCGTAATTTTTTATTTCTAAATACACGTGCTCAATGATTTCTTGTACACGTGCATGTATTATTTTAGATAAATTTTTTAAGGTTATTTCCTTAGGTTCTCTACCTCTTAAACCTGGAATAGAAACAATCTCAGTTTCTTTGTTCTCTCCAGGCCATGCCGAACCAAATTTTACTTTTAGAAGTTCAGCTTGTTTTTCTATAATAGAGCATCCTTCTTTTATATCCTCTGTAATTACATTTCCTCCAAAAGGAATTACAGCGGTATGCCTTATGATTCCATCTTTAAAAATGGCCAAATCAGTGGTACCTCCACCTATATCAATTAGCGCAACCCCTGCTTCTTTTTCTTCCTGACTTAATACCGCTGATGCTGATGCTAAAGGCTCCAGTGTTATATCTGCTAGTCCTAAACCTGCACTTTTCACACACCTACCAATATTTCTTATAGAAGATACTTGCCCAACCACAACGTGAAAATTAGCTTCAAGTCTTCCTCCATACATTCCTATTGGCTCCTTTATTTCTGGTTGACTGTCTACTTTATATTCTTGTGGTAATACATGTATAATTTCTTCTCCAGGCAGCATCACTAATTTATGAACCTGACTTATTAAACTTTCTATATCCTCATCATCAATTACCTCATCTGCCTTATCTCTTGTGATGTAATCACTGTGATGTAAACTTCGTATATGTTGACCCGCAATCCCAACTACAACATCTTCTATTTGCTGTCCCGAAACACTCTGTGCTTCATCTACTGCTTGTTGAATGGATTGGATAGTTTGTGTAATGTTATTTACCACGCCTCGTTTTACACCTAAACTTTTCGCTTTTCCTATACCTAAAACTTCGAGTTTTCCATATTCGTTTTTGCGTCCAATCATGGCAACAATCTTGGTTGTACCAATATCTAATCCAACTGCTATTTTATTGTTTTCCATCTTGATTTTGTTTTGTGCACACAACTTGATTGTGATACTTTACATTTATTGTTTTATACTTTTTTATAGAACCATCTAATAATGCTTTATTATAAAAAGCTTTTAGCTTTTTAAACTTGATTTTTGCTTTTTCTAAATTTCCAAAAACCACCTTATAGCTGCCTGTACGAACTGTAAAAACATATTCGTTTTGAGCATTTCTTTCAATTGCGATAATTTCTTTTGTAAAAAAATCATCACTTAAAATAATTTCTATTAACTGAGTTAGTTCTTTGATTTCTTCAGTACCCTCTACCCCAAAAACTAATGGCACTCGAGCTGAAAAATTGCTAGACAAAGGCATTTTAACTCCATACTTATCAACATAATAAGAGGTACCTTTATCAACAATTCGGGCTATAGCTTTACGCTGCTTTATTAGCGTTTTCAACTCTCCGTTAATCGTTAAAAAAACGGTTGCTTCTTCAACATAGGGGTTTGCTGAAACATTGGCTTCTAGAGAGTGTAAATCTACTACTCTTTTTGCTTGGTTTTTAACAAATTCCTCATTTTGTATTAACAATTTATCAACCGCGTTGTGTGTCAGAAAGTTATTATCACCAGCTCTAAACTCCACTACTGTGTTTTTCACTTTTTTATGTCCGTTTCTTTTAGAAGCAAACCCATATAAAAAGAACAAAAACGCCATTAACACAATAAATGATATGTAAACTATTACTTTTTTCACACCTTCGCTTTAAATTTTCTAACTAACTTTTCTTTTGCTTCCTCTATCATTAAACCTATATCTCCAGCTCCAAGCATCACTATTATTTTTTTATCTGTTTTTAAAATTTTTTCCAGCATCTTTTCCTTACTAACCAGCTGCTTGTTTTCTATAGTCATTTTATTTAATAACCATGAAGAAGTAACTCCTTCAATAGGCAACTCTCTTGCTGGATAAATATCCAATAGTACAACTTCATCAAACTTTGATAATTCTTTCGCGAAATCGTCAATAAAATCACGAGTTCTACTAAATAAATGTGGCTGAAATACTGCCAATACCTCTTCTTCTGGATATAATTCTCTAACAGAAGCTTCAACCGCTTTAATTTCTGTTGGATGATGTGCATAGTCATCAATTAACACAACATCCTCTGTTTTTATTTTATAAGAAAATCTTCTTTTAACCCCCTTAAATGTTTTTAATTGTTCTTTTATTGTTTCTTCTGAAACACCATATACATCTGCCATTGCTAGGGCCGCTAAAGCATTCATAAGATTATGTCTCCCTGGTAATGAAAATGTTAAATTTTCAATTTTCTTGGTTGGTGTTTTTACGTTAAACAAATAGCTTCCATTTACTATTTGCACATCATACGCTTCATACCCCGCATCTTCTTCTATTGCATATGTAATTCCATCAAGCGGCAACCCTTTTGCTACAATTAAAACATCATTAACCTTTGCCGAAAAATCTCTAAAAGATTCTTCTAAAAAAGCTTCTTCGCCATATATATCAAGATGATCTGCATCCATAGAGGTAATACAAGCTATGTCCGGCGATAATTTCAAAAAAGATCGATCAAATTCATCTGCTTCAACTACTGAAACCTCACTTTCTCCTAGAATCAAATTAGAGTTATAATTTTCTGCAATCCCTCCTAGAAATGAAGTTCCTCCTTGAGATTGCATTATATGTCCTAAAATAGAGGATGTAGTTGTTTTTCCATGTGTTCCAGCTACTGCTAAACAAAAAGTATCTTTAGTTATCTCTCCTAAAATTTCTGATCTTTTTAAAATCAAATAGTCATTACTCTTAAAATAAGAAAGTTCTTGATGACTAGAAGGTATTGCTGGTGTATAAACAACAACCGTAACTTCCTTATTCAAAAATGATAATGGAATATTTTTAACTGCATCTTCAAAATGAATTGCCACATCTATTTGCAACAACGCATCTGTGATAGGTGTTGCTACTTTATCATATCCCGCGACATTTTTTCCATGTACTGCAAAATATCTAGCAATAGCACTCATTCCTATTCCTCCTATCCCTACAAAGTAAATATTTTCGATTTTCCTTAATTCCATTCCTAAATTAGCATCTTTAATAATACTTAATTAGCTACTATCTTTACTATTTGATTTACAATATCATTGGTTGCATTTGGTAATGCTAACACTTTTATATTCTCGCTTAAACTTTCCTGTTTACCTTTATCTTTTAAAAGCGACTCTAGTACAACTGAAAACGTATCTAACTCATTTTCTTTTATTAGTATTGCTCCGTGCTTATCTACAATTGCTTTTGCATTTTTTGTTTGATGATCTTCAGCTACATTGGGTGAAGGAATAAAAATGGTTGGTTTACCAACTATACACAATTCAGACACTGAACTTGCCCCTGCTCTAGACACAATAAAGTCCGCCGCTGCATACGCTAAATCCATTCTATTCAAGAACTGATGTACTTGCACATTTTCAACTTCTGAGTACTTCTTATACTCATCAACATATAACTTTCCACATTGCCATATCAATTGAATATTTTGCTCTTTAAAAAATTCTAGTTCAGCTTCTATTAATTGATTGACTCTTCTTGCTCCTAAACTTCCTCCTAAAACAAGTATCGTTTTCTTTTTAGTATCCAACTTAAAAAACTGCTTTCCTTCTTCTTCTTTGGTATGAATAAACAATAAATCTTGCCTTACAGGATTTCCTGTTTTAACTATCTTTTCTAATGGAAAAAATCGTTCCAAATTATCATAAGCAACACATATCTTTTGTGCTTTTTTTGCTAGTAATTTATTAGTAATCCCTGGATATGAATTTTGTTCTTGAATAAGTGTTGGTATTCCTTTTTTATTAGCCATCATTAATGTAGGCCCACTAGCAAAGCCTCCAGTCCCTACAGCTACATCTGGTTTAAATTTTCTAATTATTGAATTTGCTTTCCATAAGCTTGATAATAACTTAAACGGAAACATTAAATTTTTTACTGTAATCTTCCTTTGTATTCCAGAAATCCACAACCCTTTAATATCATAACCTGCCTGAGGTACTTTTTCCATTTCCATTTTATCTTTAGCACCAACAAATAAAATAGTGGCTTCTGGATAACGAAGTTTTATTTCATTTGCTATAGCTATTGCTGGATAAATATGACCTCCAGTTCCTCCTCCGCTTATGATAACATTAATCGATTGTTTCATGTAAAATATCTAAAGGATTATCATCTAATATTGTTTCTTCAGTTTCATCTTTTGATGCACTTACACTTAAAATCATTCCCATTGCAAAACAAGTCATCCAAATAGAGGTACCTCCACTACTTATCAAAGGCAAGGTTTGCCCTGTAACTGGTAAAATATTTACTGCAACAGCCATATTAATCATAGCTTGAAAAACTATAGGAATCCCTACTCCTATTACCATAAGTGTACCAAAAATGGTATTTGCTTTTTTTACTGTTATTAAAATCCTAAACAATAGTAAAAAATAAATAAAAACCACTAAAAAAGCTCCAACTAAACCATACTCTTCTACAATTATTGCATAAATAAAATCAGAAGAAGATTGTGGTAAAAAACTTTTTTGCACACTCTTTCCTGGCCCTTTACCTATTGGTCCACCAGTAGCTATGGCTATTTTTGCCTTTTCTACTTGGTAACCCTCTGCTCCATCTGACTTTGAAAAATTCTCTAATCTATTTTGCCAAGTATTAATACGATTTGGCATTGCGTCTGGAAAAGCTTTTGCTACCAAAATAAAAAACAGCAACGAAAACAACCCAATTGCCAAAATATAACCTATATATTTAAGAGGGTATCCTCCAATATAAGCTAACAATAAAATCATGCTAAAAAATATGGCTGTGGTAGAAAAGTTTGCTGGTAGTATTAAAACCAAAACCATACCTACCGGTAACCATAACTGCAATAAACTTTCTCTAAATTGTATCGCTTTTTCTTTATTTTTAGCTAAATACCTAGCTACATATACCATTAAAACCAACCCTGCCAATGTAGACGTTTGAAAACCTATCCCTACAAATGGAATTCTAATCCATCTACTAGCATTTGCTCCCTCAATAACAGTTCCTTGAGCTATGGTAAATATTAAAAGTAAAATAACAACAGGCAGCATCAACACCGAACCTCCACTAAAATACCTATAAGGAACCTTATGCACCGCGTAAATTATAGCAAACCCAGTTATTAATAATACAATATGTTTTATTAAGTGTCCTATTGTAGAACCATTCCCAACTACATATACTAAATTTGTACTTGCACTGTATACTGGCATAAATGAAAATATTGCCAATACAGTTACTATTGCCCATATTGCCCTATCTCCTTTTATATGTTTGAAAATGGATTTCATTTATATTACAAATTTCTTACAGCTTCTTTAAACTTAACACCTCTATCTTCATAACTCTCAAACAAATCAAAGCTTGCACAAGCTGGAGATAACAATACCGCATCTCCTTTTTTAGCTATTTTATGTGCTACTTTTACTGCTTCTTCTGCACCCGCTGTTTCTACTAGAATATCTACTACATTCTGAAATGTATTTATAATTTTATGATTATCTAACCCTAAACAAACGATACCTTTTACCTTTTCTCTAACTAACGGCAATAAATCTTCATAATCATTTCCTTTATCCACTCCACCAACAATCCAAACTGTTGGGCTATCCATACATTCTAATGCATAATAAGCTGCATTAACATTAGTTGCTTTACTATCATTTATATATTGAACTCCATTTATTTTCAATACATTTTCCAAACGATGTTCTACACCTTCAAAGTCTGACAAACTTTCTGCTATTGTTTGTTTTCTTACTTTCAACAACCTTGCTGCCATTGCAGCAGCCATTGCATTTTTTGTGTTATGTTTTCCCTGTAACTTTAAGTCTGCAACACTCATTATAACTTCCTCTGTATTTATTTTTAATATTATTTTGTCATCTCTTAGAAAAGCTCCTTTTCTCAGCTCTTTCTCTATTGAAAAAGGCATTAATTGAGCTTTTACATCATTATTATTTAACCAATTACATATAACCTCATCATCTTCATCATATATCAAATAATCTTTATCAGTTTGATTTTTTGTTATACGAAATTTTGACGCAATGTATTTCTCAAAATCGTAATCATACCTATCTAAATGATCAGGCGTAATGTTAGTTATTATAGCTATGTGAGAATTAAACGACTCAATTCCATCTAATTGAAAACTGCTTAATTCCAACACATAATTAGTATACTCTTGCTCCGCTACTTGCTGCGCAAAACTATCTCCAATATTTCCTGCTACCCCTACATTTATCCCAGCATTATTAAGCAAATGATGCGTAAGCAAAGTAGTGGTAGTTTTTCCGTTTGAACCTGTTATACCAACAACACTAGCTTTTGTATATGATTTAGCAAACTCAATTTCTGAAATAACAGGAACTCCTTTTTCTTTTAACTTTTGGATTAAAGCTACTTTATCAGGAATACCTGGGCTCTTCATCACTACATCTGCATTGTAAATCTTTTGTTCAGTATGCTGATTTTCTTCAAAATCTATTTCATTATGTAATAGAACTTTTTTATATTTTTCTGTAATTGTTCCTTTATCAGAAACAAAAACTCGCCATCCTTTTTGCTTTCCTAAAAGCGCTGTTCCTACACCGCTTTCACCACCACCTAACACAACCAATTTTTTCATTTACCTCAATTTTAGGGTAACAATAGCCAATACTGCTAACAAAACACCTACAATCCAAAACCTATTCACTATCTTACTTTCATGGTAACCACTTTTTTGATAATGATGATGTAATGGAGACATTTTAAAAACTCGCCTCCCTTCTCCATACTTCTTTTTAGTATACTTAAAGTAAGATACCTGTATCATTACTGATAAGTTTTCAGCCACAAAGATTCCTGCTAGAATAGGTAATAACAATTCTTTTCTTATCGCTATAGCAATTACTGCAATTATTCCTCCTATAGTTAAACTCCCCGTATCTCCCATAAACACCTGAGCTGGATACGTATTATACCATAAGAATCCCATTAACGCTCCTGCAAATGCGAAAATAAACACTGTCATTTCACCAGAATTTGGGATATACATAACATCTAAATAATCTGCAAAAATTATATTTCCAGACACCCATGCAAATATTGCCAAAGCCACGACCATTATAGCTGAAGTTCCTGCTGCCAACCCATCTATTCCATCTGTTAAATTTGCTCCATTAGAAATTCCCGTAACCAAAAATACCGTTACAAATATGAAGATTATCCATCCATAGTCTCTATAGTTTTCGCCAAGAAAACTCAATGCTTTTGCATAATCCAACTCGTTATCTTTCAAAAAAGGCACTGTTGTTTTTGTTGATTTATGAGCCTCTCCAAAAACTTTTCTTCTGCCGTTTTCAGAAACTACCTGTTCTTCTAAAGGAAGTTGTTCTTTTATGGTAACATCAGGATGAAAATACAACATCGCCCCAACAATTACCCCTAAACCAACTTGACCCAAAACCTTGAATTTTCCTTTTAAACCCTGCTTATCTTTCTTAAAAACCTTTATATAATCATCTGTAAAACCAATAACTCCCATCCAAAGAGTGGTTATTAAAAGAATAATGATGTAAATATTCTCCAGTTTTGCTAGTAACAATACCGGAACCAACGTTCCTAATATTATAATTACACCCCCCATTGTTGGTGTTCCTGCCTTTTGACTTTGTCCTTCTAAACCTAAATCTCTAATCGTTTCTCCTACCTGTTGTTTTCTAAGAAAATTAATTATTCGTTTCCCAAAAATCATGGTAATCAACAAAGACAATATAAAGGCTGCACCAGACCTGAATGTTATAAACTGAAATACACTAGCTCCAGTTAAATTAAACTCACTTTCTAAGTATTGAAAAATATAATACAACATTCGTTATGATTTTTTTAGTTGATTAAAACATCTTTTAACTTCCTCTAAATCATCAAAATGAATCCGCTCTCCATTTATTTCTTGATAATTTTCATGCCCTTTTCCTGCAACCAAAATAATATCTCCTTTCTGCGCCAACTTATAAGCCGTTTTTATTGCTTGCCTCCTATCTAAAATAGACAGTGTTTTTTTATAGTTTTCTCCTGAAACTCCCTTCTCCATTTCATCTATTATCTGTTGTGGATTTTCTGTTCTTGGGTTATCTGAAGTAAAAATTGCTTGCGAACTTAATTGTGAGGCTATATGTGCCATTTTAGGTCGCTTTGTTTTATCTCTATCTCCACCACAACCTACTACTGTTATTACATTTTCATTTCCTGTTCTAATATCATTAATCGTCTGTAATACATTTTTCAATGCATCTGGCGTATGCGCATAATCTACAATTGCTGTTACTGCATCTTCTGATACTTCATACTGAAACCTTCCACTTACACTTTCTAATTGACTAAGCAATCTCAAAACTTCAATATTTTCAACCCCCAACAAACTAGCAACTCCATAAATTGCCAATACATTATAAGCATTAAATCCTCCTATTAGTTTTGTCCAAACCTCTACTCCGTTTAC encodes the following:
- the murD gene encoding UDP-N-acetylmuramoyl-L-alanine--D-glutamate ligase, which gives rise to MKKLVVLGGGESGVGTALLGKQKGWRVFVSDKGTITEKYKKVLLHNEIDFEENQHTEQKIYNADVVMKSPGIPDKVALIQKLKEKGVPVISEIEFAKSYTKASVVGITGSNGKTTTTLLTHHLLNNAGINVGVAGNIGDSFAQQVAEQEYTNYVLELSSFQLDGIESFNSHIAIITNITPDHLDRYDYDFEKYIASKFRITKNQTDKDYLIYDEDDEVICNWLNNNDVKAQLMPFSIEKELRKGAFLRDDKIILKINTEEVIMSVADLKLQGKHNTKNAMAAAMAARLLKVRKQTIAESLSDFEGVEHRLENVLKINGVQYINDSKATNVNAAYYALECMDSPTVWIVGGVDKGNDYEDLLPLVREKVKGIVCLGLDNHKIINTFQNVVDILVETAGAEEAVKVAHKIAKKGDAVLLSPACASFDLFESYEDRGVKFKEAVRNL
- the mraY gene encoding phospho-N-acetylmuramoyl-pentapeptide-transferase, encoding MLYYIFQYLESEFNLTGASVFQFITFRSGAAFILSLLITMIFGKRIINFLRKQQVGETIRDLGLEGQSQKAGTPTMGGVIIILGTLVPVLLLAKLENIYIIILLITTLWMGVIGFTDDYIKVFKKDKQGLKGKFKVLGQVGLGVIVGAMLYFHPDVTIKEQLPLEEQVVSENGRRKVFGEAHKSTKTTVPFLKDNELDYAKALSFLGENYRDYGWIIFIFVTVFLVTGISNGANLTDGIDGLAAGTSAIMVVALAIFAWVSGNIIFADYLDVMYIPNSGEMTVFIFAFAGALMGFLWYNTYPAQVFMGDTGSLTIGGIIAVIAIAIRKELLLPILAGIFVAENLSVMIQVSYFKYTKKKYGEGRRVFKMSPLHHHYQKSGYHESKIVNRFWIVGVLLAVLAIVTLKLR